In the genome of Bradyrhizobium sp. CIAT3101, one region contains:
- a CDS encoding cupin domain-containing protein — MSDIINFGALALRFLHSKDDTGGSVDIFEMTLQPNARMPIPHYHDRWDETIYGLSGVSTWTIDGKQNNLAPGESVFIKRGIVHGFTNRSTEPATCLCILSPGVLGPQYFKEMAALLSAGAPPDPTRMKETMLRYGLVPAPPA, encoded by the coding sequence ATGTCCGACATCATCAATTTCGGCGCGCTCGCGCTCCGCTTCCTGCACAGCAAGGATGACACCGGCGGCAGCGTCGACATCTTCGAAATGACGTTGCAACCGAATGCGCGGATGCCGATCCCGCATTATCACGACCGCTGGGACGAAACGATCTACGGGCTGTCCGGCGTCTCGACCTGGACGATCGACGGCAAGCAGAACAACCTTGCCCCCGGAGAATCGGTCTTCATCAAGCGCGGCATCGTGCACGGCTTTACCAACCGCTCCACGGAGCCGGCGACTTGCCTGTGCATCTTGAGCCCCGGGGTGTTGGGCCCGCAATATTTTAAGGAGATGGCCGCGCTGCTGTCGGCCGGCGCGCCACCCGATCCCACAAGGATGAAAGAGACGATGCTGCGCTACGGTCTGGTGCCGGCACCGCCTGCGTAA
- a CDS encoding GNAT family N-acetyltransferase, which translates to MSKPHWRRAHAGDLAAISAIAARIHPDLSERPDVFAEKMRLYPDGCCVLAAGDEIAGYGLAHPWMRQQIPPLDGFLERLPDAADCLYVHDVAVLPDFRGGTTRAYVAEIEQLARSSGITTLALVSVYTTRPLWEHLGFRGVVPDAALRDKLSSYGAGATYMLRELAQ; encoded by the coding sequence ATGAGCAAGCCGCACTGGCGCCGCGCGCACGCCGGCGACCTCGCCGCGATCAGCGCGATCGCAGCGCGCATTCATCCCGATCTCTCCGAGCGCCCGGACGTGTTCGCGGAAAAGATGCGGCTTTATCCGGATGGCTGTTGCGTGCTCGCTGCAGGCGACGAGATCGCAGGCTACGGCCTCGCGCATCCCTGGATGCGGCAACAGATTCCACCGCTCGACGGATTCCTCGAGCGATTGCCCGATGCTGCAGACTGTCTCTATGTGCACGATGTCGCCGTGCTGCCCGACTTCCGCGGCGGCACGACGCGCGCTTATGTCGCGGAGATCGAACAGCTCGCGCGATCATCAGGCATCACGACGCTTGCGCTGGTCTCGGTCTACACCACGCGACCGCTGTGGGAGCATCTCGGCTTCCGAGGCGTCGTGCCGGATGCGGCGCTGCGCGACAAACTCTCGTCCTACGGCGCGGGCGCGACCTACATGCTACGCGAGCTCGCCCAATAG